In a genomic window of Virgibacillus sp. SK37:
- a CDS encoding helix-turn-helix transcriptional regulator, protein MPIYHPLEDQLIHEVTQTFKALSDPTRIKILHLLFSGEQSVTEIADKLQMNQSTISHQLKYLKQLSLVKHRRLKTRYYYSLDDHHVMNLVEQAIEHTKHI, encoded by the coding sequence ATGCCAATATACCATCCGCTTGAGGATCAATTAATTCATGAAGTTACACAGACATTTAAAGCACTGTCTGATCCTACACGTATAAAAATACTGCATTTATTATTTTCGGGAGAACAGTCTGTTACGGAAATTGCCGACAAACTGCAAATGAACCAGTCAACCATATCGCATCAATTAAAATATTTAAAACAGTTATCTCTTGTTAAACATCGACGATTAAAAACCAGATATTACTATTCACTAGACGATCATCATGTTATGAATTTGGTAGAACAGGCAATTGAACACACTAAACATATATAA
- a CDS encoding cation diffusion facilitator family transporter, whose protein sequence is MGHNHSHDHGHHTNNKTALFWSFIIIFGFMVVEVIGGFLTNSLALLSDAGHMLSDAAALGFSLLAFKIGEKTASYSKTYGYKRFEIIAAFVNGITLIAISLYIYYEAYNRFLVPPNVSASMMVIAIIGLIVNIVVAWILMRGDSKENLNIRSALLHVFGDLLGSIGAIIAGILILIFNWNIADPIASAVVATLIIISGVRITKDAAHVLMEGKPSSVDIDKLYEKLEEFSGVQEVHDLHVWSITSDFPAMSCHLVVKETVDRDKLLKEATELITENFDISHCTIQIEGENFKHMECDSCF, encoded by the coding sequence TTGGGACATAACCATAGTCATGATCATGGACATCACACAAATAATAAAACTGCGCTTTTTTGGAGTTTTATTATTATTTTTGGGTTTATGGTTGTAGAAGTTATAGGTGGTTTCCTTACCAACAGTCTGGCACTGTTGTCAGATGCGGGACATATGCTTAGTGACGCAGCAGCTTTGGGTTTTAGTCTTTTAGCGTTTAAAATCGGTGAAAAAACAGCATCTTACTCAAAAACGTATGGTTATAAACGTTTTGAAATTATCGCTGCTTTTGTAAATGGTATTACACTTATAGCCATATCCTTGTATATATATTATGAAGCATATAACCGTTTTCTTGTACCGCCAAATGTCAGTGCAAGTATGATGGTTATTGCCATAATTGGCCTTATAGTAAATATCGTTGTAGCTTGGATTCTAATGCGCGGTGATTCTAAGGAAAATTTAAATATAAGAAGTGCCCTTTTACATGTATTTGGCGATTTGTTGGGGTCAATCGGGGCTATAATTGCAGGTATTCTCATATTAATATTTAACTGGAATATCGCAGACCCTATTGCTAGTGCAGTTGTTGCTACGCTTATAATTATTTCTGGTGTTAGAATAACTAAAGATGCCGCCCATGTGCTAATGGAAGGAAAACCTTCCAGTGTCGATATTGACAAGCTATATGAAAAATTAGAGGAATTTAGTGGCGTACAAGAAGTGCATGACCTTCACGTATGGTCTATAACTTCCGATTTCCCGGCTATGAGTTGCCACCTTGTTGTGAAAGAAACTGTAGATAGAGATAAATTATTGAAAGAAGCTACAGAGCTAATCACGGAGAATTTTGATATATCCCATTGTACGATACAAATCGAAGGAGAAAATTTCAAGCATATGGAATGTGATAGCTGTTTTTAA
- a CDS encoding metallophosphoesterase, translated as MNRRTFLKKAFGSIITLLGLTGGTYYYAKELEPQTLTISEHEIYSDKITAAFNKFKIIQFSDTHLGFHYTLNQLEELVNKINNESPDLIVFTGDLIDEPDKYVPDSRLISLLRRLEAKFGKYWVYGNHDHGGYGTDMLKEIMNQADFQLLKNSHTVVKSNKEEIILAGVDDVMLGKPDLDKTLANTNNSLFTILLSHEPDYADITANHPVDVQLSGHSHGGQVRLPFIGHLYTPAYAEKYVQGEYKINNGKLLLYVNRGIGTTRLPYRFLCRPEINVYTLNNES; from the coding sequence ATGAATAGGCGTACTTTTTTAAAAAAAGCATTCGGGAGTATTATTACACTTCTAGGCCTAACAGGCGGCACTTACTATTACGCAAAAGAGTTAGAACCACAAACGTTAACAATTAGCGAACATGAAATCTATTCCGACAAAATTACAGCCGCTTTTAATAAATTTAAAATCATCCAGTTTTCCGATACACATCTTGGTTTTCACTATACACTTAACCAATTGGAAGAATTAGTAAACAAAATAAACAACGAAAGTCCTGATCTAATTGTATTTACCGGTGACTTAATTGACGAACCAGATAAATATGTCCCTGACAGCCGGCTGATTAGCCTGTTACGTAGATTAGAGGCGAAATTTGGTAAGTATTGGGTGTATGGTAATCACGATCATGGTGGTTATGGTACGGACATGCTTAAGGAAATTATGAATCAAGCAGATTTCCAACTCTTAAAAAATAGTCATACGGTCGTAAAAAGTAACAAGGAAGAGATTATTCTTGCTGGTGTTGATGATGTAATGCTAGGAAAGCCTGATTTAGATAAAACATTGGCCAATACAAATAATAGTTTATTCACAATACTGCTGTCTCACGAACCTGACTATGCAGACATTACGGCAAATCATCCTGTCGATGTACAATTATCCGGTCACAGTCACGGAGGCCAAGTAAGATTACCGTTCATCGGTCATCTATATACACCTGCATATGCAGAAAAATATGTACAAGGTGAATACAAAATTAATAATGGTAAACTCTTATTATATGTTAACAGAGGAATAGGTACTACACGTTTGCCATATCGTTTCTTATGCAGACCCGAAATTAACGTTTACACGTTAAATAATGAAAGCTAA
- a CDS encoding YkyB family protein — MNKLEKEQVHTIAKALYTINRHAKTAPQPKHLYEIKKQAINQLLKEKIAMKIGLHFSEHPKFSNQHSTLLVKVADYYFHIPPSKQDFEQLEHLGSLDRGFRNPQAKMPLSQAKKEIYQYIGWKRPPQKKERRKQQHYSSYYTPSSLGKMEWPPTKPHRNF, encoded by the coding sequence ATGAATAAGTTGGAAAAAGAGCAAGTACATACAATCGCAAAGGCTTTGTATACGATTAATCGACATGCCAAAACTGCTCCTCAGCCAAAACACTTGTATGAGATTAAGAAACAAGCAATAAATCAGTTACTTAAAGAAAAAATAGCAATGAAAATAGGTCTTCATTTCTCTGAACATCCGAAATTCAGTAATCAACACTCCACGTTACTTGTAAAAGTAGCAGATTACTATTTTCACATCCCTCCTAGCAAACAGGACTTTGAACAGCTTGAACATTTGGGCTCTCTTGATAGAGGTTTTAGAAATCCACAAGCCAAAATGCCATTATCCCAAGCTAAAAAAGAGATCTATCAATATATAGGTTGGAAACGGCCCCCTCAAAAGAAAGAAAGAAGGAAACAGCAGCATTATTCTTCTTATTATACACCTTCCTCTTTAGGCAAAATGGAATGGCCACCAACAAAACCACACCGAAATTTTTAG
- a CDS encoding DMT family transporter has product MNKAFLLIITGAALWGTIGWYVKHLYTFGFTPMEVVSLRAWTSAIILVIFLFLISRDKLKLHKTSDVKYFVGTGVLSIVFFNYCLFTAIELSTIPVATALLYTGPAFVTIMSYFIFKEALTKVKILSLFITLIGTCLVVGILPVNLGSIQISSILFGLGAGLGYAMYSIFSKFALKKYSSLQITTFTFIVAGLSLLPFFPYKEKFHLLLDPFVLLYAFGLGFLPTAFAYIIYTYGLQQTEASKASILTTVEPVVATLIGIFVFQEHFSIIQLFGMTCIISAVILIQLYAPKPNQQLSS; this is encoded by the coding sequence ATGAATAAAGCATTCTTATTAATTATTACAGGAGCAGCCCTCTGGGGAACAATTGGATGGTACGTCAAACATTTATATACATTCGGATTTACCCCTATGGAGGTCGTTTCTTTAAGAGCTTGGACTTCTGCCATAATACTTGTTATTTTCTTGTTTCTTATTTCGCGAGATAAATTAAAACTACACAAAACTAGTGATGTTAAGTATTTTGTGGGTACGGGAGTTTTAAGTATTGTTTTTTTTAACTATTGCTTATTTACTGCAATTGAATTATCTACCATACCTGTCGCAACTGCCCTATTGTATACTGGTCCTGCTTTTGTCACTATTATGTCATACTTTATTTTTAAAGAAGCTTTAACAAAAGTTAAGATCCTTTCTTTGTTTATTACATTAATCGGGACGTGTCTGGTAGTTGGAATCTTGCCTGTAAATCTAGGTTCAATACAGATTAGCAGCATCTTATTCGGATTGGGGGCTGGATTAGGGTATGCAATGTATAGTATTTTCAGCAAGTTTGCATTAAAAAAATACTCAAGCCTTCAAATTACAACATTTACTTTTATTGTTGCGGGTTTAAGCTTATTGCCTTTTTTTCCATATAAAGAGAAGTTTCATTTATTACTAGACCCTTTTGTTCTTCTATATGCATTTGGGCTCGGCTTCCTCCCTACTGCATTTGCATATATCATTTATACTTATGGTTTACAACAGACTGAGGCATCAAAAGCTTCCATATTAACTACAGTTGAACCTGTTGTTGCTACACTGATAGGCATTTTTGTTTTTCAAGAACATTTCTCTATTATCCAATTGTTTGGTATGACTTGTATTATTAGTGCAGTGATTCTTATACAACTCTATGCACCTAAACCGAATCAACAACTTTCTTCCTAA
- the ric gene encoding iron-sulfur cluster repair di-iron protein, with protein sequence MHTFTVEHTPAEIVKIFPKASDLFKERRIDFCCGGDKPLSEVFQKDKMDKEEILSELNIAYQQWNKEDHELVDWDSILLSDLVDHIVSNHHTYLKNELVPLGEFVTKIFRVHGSKHPHLKQLYRIYNEFRMEMEEHMIKEETEVFPLIKEYEKNPSEELKAQIHEANGDLEEEHEAAGNLLKSIREITLDFTPPTDACNSYRITYARLADIEQDTFQHVHLENNVLFKRL encoded by the coding sequence ATGCATACATTTACAGTGGAGCATACACCAGCTGAAATAGTAAAAATTTTTCCTAAGGCAAGTGACCTCTTCAAAGAACGACGGATTGATTTCTGTTGTGGTGGTGACAAACCATTAAGCGAGGTTTTTCAAAAAGATAAAATGGATAAAGAAGAAATTCTGTCTGAATTAAATATAGCATACCAACAATGGAATAAAGAAGACCATGAACTCGTAGATTGGGATTCCATTCTCTTATCAGACTTAGTGGATCACATTGTCTCTAATCATCACACATATCTAAAAAATGAACTTGTACCATTAGGTGAATTTGTGACAAAAATATTTAGAGTTCACGGTTCAAAACACCCTCACCTTAAACAGCTTTATCGAATCTACAATGAATTTAGAATGGAAATGGAAGAGCACATGATTAAAGAAGAAACAGAAGTATTTCCTTTAATTAAGGAATACGAAAAAAATCCATCTGAAGAGTTGAAAGCACAAATTCATGAAGCAAACGGTGATTTAGAAGAAGAACATGAAGCTGCAGGAAATCTATTAAAAAGCATAAGAGAAATCACTTTAGACTTTACCCCACCAACAGATGCATGTAATTCTTATCGAATTACGTATGCCCGTTTGGCTGATATCGAACAAGATACATTCCAGCATGTTCATTTAGAAAATAATGTTCTGTTTAAAAGACTATGA
- a CDS encoding FbpB family small basic protein — protein MRPKTLNFEQLVKENKQELLRNEKEVMQLEMRLEANQAAMVEKKRNKV, from the coding sequence ATGAGACCAAAAACATTAAACTTTGAACAATTAGTAAAAGAAAATAAACAAGAATTGTTAAGAAATGAAAAGGAGGTAATGCAGCTTGAAATGCGGTTAGAAGCTAATCAAGCTGCAATGGTGGAGAAAAAACGGAATAAAGTATAA
- a CDS encoding aminotransferase A, with the protein MEYLLNKKIQQIEISGIRQFFNMVSGEENVVSLTIGQPDFHTPKHVRMAASQAIADNKTTYTHNAGIMDLRKAISTFNEEKYKLLYNPENEIIVTTGASQAIDITFRTILNPNDEVILPGPIYPGYEPLIKLAGAIPVHADTTGNGFKLSKEILKKHINENTKCVVLPYPSNPTGASYTAAELKELVSVLKDKNIFVLADEIYSELIYDEPHTSIAGFPEMKEKTIVVNGVSKSHSMTGFRIGYVLAPKWISKHMLKVHQYNVSCASSISQYAALEALTNGKNDAGQMREIYRKRRDYVYDRLLSLGLEVDCPKGAFYIFPKFPIKEMSSFELGIDLVRKGKIALVPGSSFSPIGEGYMRLSYAYELNTIERGLNRLDDYLQKGYLY; encoded by the coding sequence ATGGAGTATTTATTGAATAAAAAAATTCAACAGATTGAGATATCAGGAATTCGCCAGTTCTTCAATATGGTATCCGGAGAGGAGAACGTGGTGTCTTTGACCATCGGCCAACCCGATTTCCATACTCCTAAACATGTGAGAATGGCTGCCAGTCAAGCAATTGCTGATAATAAAACGACATATACACATAATGCGGGGATTATGGATCTTCGGAAGGCTATTTCTACATTTAACGAGGAAAAATATAAGCTTCTATATAATCCAGAGAATGAAATTATTGTTACTACTGGCGCTTCGCAGGCTATAGATATTACATTCAGAACAATACTTAATCCAAATGATGAAGTGATACTTCCCGGACCGATTTATCCAGGTTATGAACCATTAATCAAATTAGCCGGAGCTATACCAGTACACGCGGATACTACAGGTAATGGTTTTAAACTGTCCAAAGAGATTTTGAAGAAACACATCAATGAAAATACAAAATGTGTGGTGCTCCCTTACCCTTCTAATCCTACGGGCGCATCCTACACGGCAGCAGAATTAAAAGAGCTTGTTTCTGTTTTAAAGGATAAAAATATATTTGTTTTAGCAGATGAAATATACAGTGAATTAATATACGATGAACCTCATACATCTATTGCTGGTTTTCCTGAAATGAAGGAAAAGACCATCGTAGTAAATGGTGTTTCCAAATCCCACTCTATGACGGGTTTTCGTATTGGCTATGTTCTTGCGCCAAAATGGATTTCAAAACACATGTTGAAGGTACACCAATATAACGTTTCCTGTGCTTCCTCCATTAGTCAATATGCAGCGTTAGAAGCATTAACCAATGGCAAAAATGATGCAGGACAGATGCGTGAAATATATAGAAAAAGAAGAGACTATGTTTATGACAGGTTATTATCCCTGGGCTTAGAAGTGGATTGTCCTAAAGGTGCATTCTATATCTTTCCGAAGTTTCCTATTAAAGAGATGAGTTCATTTGAACTGGGAATCGATTTGGTAAGAAAAGGGAAAATTGCTTTGGTACCGGGAAGCAGCTTTTCGCCAATAGGTGAGGGTTATATGCGATTATCCTACGCATATGAACTTAATACAATAGAAAGAGGCCTTAATCGATTAGATGATTATTTACAAAAAGGCTATTTATATTGA
- a CDS encoding aspartyl-phosphate phosphatase Spo0E family protein, which yields MNTHTLLKRIEFLRHKMTEVALEKGFTHTDSVAISQELDHLLNLYNEIEQKSKLAE from the coding sequence ATGAATACACATACTCTACTAAAACGTATAGAATTTCTACGTCATAAAATGACTGAAGTAGCATTGGAAAAAGGTTTTACTCATACAGATTCAGTAGCTATTAGTCAGGAATTAGATCATTTACTCAACCTTTATAATGAGATAGAACAAAAGAGTAAGCTGGCTGAATAA
- the lepB gene encoding signal peptidase I has product MTEGKKKNEWLEWIKAIIIAVLIALFLRTFIFATSIVDGESMYPTLENGERVIFNKIVYLLDEPDRGDIVIIERPLKNYVKRVIGLPGETIEINGSNLLINGKQVKQSYLTEEALRQTGNYGPIEVPPDSYFVMGDNRAISKDSRNGLGFIKEGNIIGRSEFVIFPFDEWSMTR; this is encoded by the coding sequence GTGACAGAAGGTAAAAAGAAAAATGAATGGCTAGAATGGATAAAAGCAATTATAATTGCAGTCTTAATTGCGTTGTTTTTAAGAACTTTTATCTTTGCTACTTCTATAGTGGATGGTGAAAGCATGTATCCAACACTTGAAAATGGAGAAAGAGTAATATTCAATAAAATTGTCTACTTACTCGATGAACCTGATCGTGGGGATATCGTTATAATAGAACGACCATTAAAAAACTATGTAAAACGAGTAATAGGACTGCCTGGAGAAACCATTGAAATCAATGGTAGTAATTTATTAATTAATGGCAAGCAAGTTAAACAGTCATATTTGACGGAGGAAGCATTAAGACAAACAGGAAATTATGGACCAATTGAAGTACCACCTGACAGCTATTTTGTTATGGGTGATAATCGGGCGATAAGTAAAGATAGCAGGAATGGATTAGGTTTTATTAAAGAAGGAAACATAATAGGACGTTCGGAGTTTGTTATCTTTCCATTTGATGAGTGGTCTATGACAAGGTGA